The Macrobrachium rosenbergii isolate ZJJX-2024 chromosome 46, ASM4041242v1, whole genome shotgun sequence genome has a window encoding:
- the LOC136830202 gene encoding micronuclear linker histone polyprotein-like — MGDWGGGYNSDGNSSDGGGRWGGGGGYGWDDKDNSSRSSEERNRYWRKSSSSSSSNKDAYATYTKEDGVSLKDGGGGGWGFDEDDDRTDHKDDDAKSNSSSGGKTFDIFKHSLEWNDGEQEFKDEEINLSVDSDLHEEERGYRPRRKSSSDSSGRRHHKGKRRSSSSSSSERDRRSDREWRKSRHEQYYPDVVKFDSSEKASWCCCIVI; from the coding sequence ATGGGCGACTGGGGCGGCGGCTACAACAGCGACGGCAACAGCAGCGACGGCGGAGGGCGCTGGGGCGGCGGCGGCGGCTACGGCTGGGACGACAAGGACAACAGCAGCCGCAGCAGCGAGGAGAGGAACCGCTACTGGCGCAAGTCGAGCAGCAGCTCGAGCAGCAACAAGGACGCCTACGCCACCTACACGAAGGAGGACGGCGTCTCGCTCAAGGACGGCGGCGGGGGCGGGTGGGGCTTCGACGAGGACGACGACCGCACCGACCACAAGGACGACGACGCCAAGAGCAACAGCAGCAGCGGCGGCAAGACCTTCGACATCTTCAAGCACAGCCTCGAGTGGAACGACGGCGAGCAGGAGTTCAAGGACGAGGAGATCAACCTGAGCGTCGACTCCGACCTCCACGAGGAGGAGAGGGGCTACCGCCCCCGCCGGAAGTCCAGCAGCGACAGCAGCGGCCGTCGCCACCACAAGGGCAAGAGGAGGAGCTCGTCCTCGAGTTCGAGCGAGAGGGACCGCAGGAGCGACAGGGAGTGGCGGAAGAGCAGACACGAGCAGTACTATCCGGACGTGGTCAAGTTCGACTCCTCCGAAAAAGCCAGCTGGTGCTGTTGCATCGTCATATGA